Proteins from a genomic interval of Pantoea deleyi:
- the rpsS gene encoding 30S ribosomal protein S19, whose amino-acid sequence MPRSLKKGPFIDLHLLKKVEKAVESGDKKPLRTWSRRSTIFPNMIGLTIAVHNGRQHVPVFVSDEMVGHKLGEFAPTRTYRGHAADKKAKKK is encoded by the coding sequence ATGCCACGTTCTCTCAAGAAAGGTCCTTTTATTGACCTGCACTTGCTGAAGAAGGTAGAGAAAGCGGTGGAAAGCGGTGACAAGAAGCCTTTGCGCACTTGGTCCCGTCGTTCAACGATCTTTCCTAACATGATCGGTTTGACCATCGCTGTCCATAATGGTCGTCAGCACGTTCCTGTCTTTGTTTCCGACGAAATGGTTGGTCACAAACTGGGTGAATTCGCGCCGACACGTACTTATCGCGGTCACGCGGCTGATAAAAAAGCCAAGAAGAAATAA
- the rplV gene encoding 50S ribosomal protein L22, whose protein sequence is METIAQHRHARSSAQKVRLVADLIRGKKVSQALDILTYTNKKAAVLVKKVLESAIANAEHNDGADIDDLKITKIFVDEGPTMKRIMPRAKGRADRILKRTSHITVVVSDR, encoded by the coding sequence ATGGAAACTATTGCTCAACATCGCCACGCTCGTTCTTCTGCTCAGAAGGTTCGCCTTGTTGCTGACCTGATTCGCGGTAAGAAAGTGTCGCAGGCTCTGGACATTTTGACCTACACCAACAAGAAAGCGGCTGTACTGGTCAAGAAAGTTCTGGAATCTGCCATTGCTAACGCCGAACACAACGATGGCGCTGATATCGACGATCTGAAAATCACGAAAATTTTCGTTGATGAAGGTCCGACCATGAAACGCATTATGCCGCGTGCCAAAGGTCGTGCAGATCGCATCCTGAAGCGCACCAGCCACATTACTGTGGTTGTGTCCGATCGCTGA
- the rpsC gene encoding 30S ribosomal protein S3: MGQKVHPNGIRLGIVKPWNSTWFANTNEFADNLDSDFKVRQFLTKELAKASVSRIVIERPAKSIRVTIHTARPGIVIGKKGEDVEKLRTVVAKIAGVPAQINIAEVRKPELDAKLVADSITSQLERRVMFRRAMKRAVQNAMRLGAKGIKVEVSGRLGGAEIARTEWYREGRVPLHTLRADIDYNTSEAHTTYGVIGVKVWIFKGEILGGMAAVEQPEPAAQPKKQQRKGRK, translated from the coding sequence ATGGGTCAGAAAGTACATCCTAATGGTATTCGCCTGGGTATTGTAAAACCATGGAACTCTACCTGGTTTGCGAACACCAACGAATTCGCTGACAACCTGGACAGCGATTTTAAAGTACGTCAGTTCCTGACTAAAGAACTGGCTAAAGCGTCTGTCTCTCGTATCGTTATCGAGCGTCCAGCGAAGAGCATCCGTGTGACTATTCACACCGCTCGTCCGGGCATCGTTATCGGTAAGAAAGGTGAAGATGTCGAAAAACTGCGCACGGTCGTCGCGAAAATCGCTGGCGTTCCTGCACAGATCAATATCGCCGAAGTCCGCAAGCCGGAACTGGACGCGAAACTGGTAGCTGACAGCATCACTTCACAGCTGGAGCGTCGTGTGATGTTCCGTCGTGCTATGAAGCGTGCAGTTCAGAACGCCATGCGTCTTGGCGCGAAGGGTATTAAAGTTGAAGTTAGCGGCCGTCTGGGTGGCGCTGAGATCGCACGTACCGAATGGTACCGTGAAGGTCGCGTGCCATTGCACACTCTGCGTGCTGACATTGACTACAACACCTCTGAAGCGCACACCACTTATGGTGTAATCGGCGTTAAGGTATGGATCTTCAAAGGTGAGATCCTGGGTGGTATGGCTGCTGTTGAACAACCGGAACCGGCTGCTCAACCTAAAAAGCAGCAGCGTAAAGGCCGTAAGTAA
- the rplP gene encoding 50S ribosomal protein L16 has product MLQPKRTKFRKVHKGRNRGLAAGTDVSFGTFGLKAVGRGRLTARQIEAARRAMTRAVKRQGKIWIRVFPDKPITEKPLEVRMGKGKGNVEYWVALIQPGKVLYEMDGVPEELAREAFKLAAAKLPIKTTFVTKTVM; this is encoded by the coding sequence ATGTTACAACCAAAGCGTACGAAATTCCGTAAAGTGCATAAAGGCCGTAACCGCGGTCTGGCTGCGGGTACGGATGTCAGCTTCGGTACTTTCGGTCTGAAAGCTGTTGGCCGTGGTCGTCTGACTGCTCGTCAGATCGAAGCAGCACGTCGTGCTATGACCCGTGCAGTTAAGCGTCAAGGTAAGATCTGGATCCGAGTATTCCCGGACAAACCGATCACCGAGAAGCCGCTGGAAGTGCGTATGGGTAAAGGTAAGGGTAACGTAGAGTATTGGGTTGCCCTGATCCAGCCTGGTAAAGTCCTGTATGAAATGGACGGCGTACCAGAAGAGCTGGCCCGTGAAGCATTCAAGCTGGCAGCAGCAAAACTGCCTATCAAAACCACCTTTGTAACTAAGACGGTGATGTAA
- the rpmC gene encoding 50S ribosomal protein L29, with product MKATELREKSVEELNTELLNLLREQFNLRMQAASGQLQQTHLLKQVRRDVARVKTLLTEKAGS from the coding sequence ATGAAAGCAACTGAGCTGCGTGAAAAAAGCGTTGAAGAGCTGAACACTGAGCTGCTTAATCTGCTGCGTGAGCAATTTAACCTGCGCATGCAGGCAGCATCTGGCCAACTGCAGCAGACTCATCTGCTGAAACAGGTTCGCCGTGATGTTGCACGCGTTAAGACTTTACTGACTGAGAAGGCGGGTTCGTAA
- the rpsQ gene encoding 30S ribosomal protein S17 produces the protein MTDKIRTLQGRVVSDKMQKSAVVAIERFVKHPIYGKFIKRTTKLHIHDENNECGIGDVVEIRECRPLSKTKSWTLVRVIEKAVL, from the coding sequence ATGACCGATAAAATCCGTACTCTGCAGGGTCGTGTAGTAAGTGACAAAATGCAGAAATCTGCAGTTGTTGCTATCGAACGTTTCGTGAAACACCCGATCTACGGCAAATTCATCAAGCGTACGACTAAGCTGCACATCCATGACGAGAACAATGAATGTGGAATTGGTGACGTGGTAGAAATCCGCGAATGCCGTCCACTGTCCAAGACCAAATCCTGGACCCTGGTTCGCGTAATCGAGAAAGCTGTTCTGTAA
- the rplN gene encoding 50S ribosomal protein L14: MIQEQTMLNVADNSGARRVMCIKVLGGSHRRYAGVGDIIKVTIKEAIPRGKVKKGDVLKAVVVRTRKGVRRPDGSVIRFDGNACVILNNNSEQPIGTRIFGPVTRELRTEKFMKIISLAPEVL, translated from the coding sequence ATGATCCAAGAACAGACTATGCTGAACGTCGCCGACAACTCCGGTGCACGTCGCGTAATGTGTATCAAGGTTCTGGGTGGCTCGCACCGTCGCTACGCAGGCGTCGGTGACATCATCAAAGTTACCATCAAGGAAGCAATTCCGCGTGGTAAAGTGAAGAAAGGTGATGTCCTGAAGGCGGTAGTGGTGCGCACCAGGAAGGGTGTTCGTCGCCCGGACGGTTCTGTCATTCGCTTCGATGGTAATGCATGCGTTATTCTGAACAATAACAGTGAGCAGCCTATCGGTACGCGTATTTTTGGGCCGGTAACTCGTGAACTTCGTACTGAAAAGTTCATGAAAATTATCTCTCTGGCACCAGAAGTACTCTAA
- the rplX gene encoding 50S ribosomal protein L24, producing the protein MAAKIRRNDEVIVLTGKDKGKRGKVKNVLSSGKVIVEGINLVKKHQKPVPALNQPGGIVEKEAAIQVSNVALFNAATGKADRVGFRFEDGKKVRFFKSNSETIK; encoded by the coding sequence ATGGCAGCTAAAATCCGTCGTAATGACGAAGTTATCGTGTTGACCGGTAAAGATAAAGGTAAGCGCGGTAAAGTTAAGAATGTCCTGTCTTCTGGTAAGGTCATCGTTGAAGGTATCAACCTGGTGAAGAAACATCAGAAGCCGGTTCCGGCTCTGAACCAGCCAGGTGGCATCGTTGAAAAAGAAGCTGCTATTCAGGTTTCTAACGTTGCACTGTTCAACGCGGCAACTGGTAAGGCTGACCGTGTAGGCTTTAGATTCGAAGACGGCAAAAAAGTCCGTTTCTTCAAGTCTAATAGCGAAACTATCAAGTAA
- the rplE gene encoding 50S ribosomal protein L5 produces the protein MAKLHDYYKDEVVQKLMTEFGYNSVMQVPRVEKITLNMGVGEAIADKKLLDNAAADLAAISGQKPLVTKARKSVAGFKIRQGYPIGCKVTLRGERMWEFFERLVTIAVPRIRDFRGLSAKSFDGRGNYSMGVREQIIFPEIDYDKVDRVRGLDITITTTAKSDDEGRALLAAFDFPFRK, from the coding sequence ATGGCGAAACTGCATGATTACTACAAAGACGAAGTAGTCCAGAAACTCATGACAGAGTTTGGCTACAATTCTGTCATGCAAGTCCCTCGGGTCGAGAAGATCACCCTGAACATGGGTGTTGGTGAAGCGATCGCTGACAAGAAACTGCTGGATAACGCAGCAGCTGACCTGGCAGCAATCTCCGGTCAAAAACCGCTGGTCACCAAAGCACGCAAATCAGTTGCAGGCTTCAAAATCCGTCAGGGCTATCCGATCGGCTGTAAAGTAACTCTGCGTGGCGAGCGCATGTGGGAGTTCTTTGAGCGTCTGGTCACCATTGCTGTTCCACGTATCCGTGACTTCCGTGGCTTGTCCGCTAAGTCATTCGATGGCCGTGGCAACTACAGCATGGGTGTACGTGAACAGATCATCTTCCCAGAAATCGACTACGACAAAGTCGATCGCGTTCGTGGTTTGGATATCACCATTACCACTACTGCGAAATCTGATGATGAAGGCCGTGCTCTGCTGGCTGCCTTTGACTTCCCGTTCCGTAAGTAA
- the rpsN gene encoding 30S ribosomal protein S14, with amino-acid sequence MAKQSMKAREVKRAKLADKFFAKRAELKAIISDVNASDEDRWDAVLKLQSLPRDSSPSRQRNRCRQTGRPHGFLRKFGLSRIKVREAAMRGEIPGLKKASW; translated from the coding sequence ATGGCTAAGCAATCTATGAAAGCACGCGAAGTTAAGCGTGCGAAATTAGCAGACAAATTCTTCGCTAAACGCGCTGAACTGAAAGCGATCATCTCTGATGTGAACGCTTCCGACGAAGATCGTTGGGATGCTGTTCTGAAGCTGCAGAGTCTGCCGCGTGATTCCAGCCCTTCACGTCAGCGTAACCGCTGCCGTCAAACAGGTCGTCCGCACGGTTTCCTGCGGAAGTTTGGGTTGAGCCGTATCAAGGTCCGCGAAGCCGCCATGCGCGGTGAAATTCCGGGTCTGAAAAAGGCTAGCTGGTAA
- the rpsH gene encoding 30S ribosomal protein S8, translating to MSMQDPIADMLTRIRNGQAANKVAVTMPSSKLKLAIANVLKEEGYIEDFKIEGDIKLELELTLKYFQGKAVVESIQRVSRPGLRIYKKKDELPKVMAGMGIAVVSTSKGVMTDRAARQAGLGGEIICYVA from the coding sequence ATGAGCATGCAAGATCCGATCGCGGATATGCTGACCCGTATCCGTAACGGTCAGGCCGCGAACAAAGTTGCGGTCACCATGCCTTCCTCCAAGCTGAAATTGGCAATTGCCAACGTTCTGAAGGAAGAAGGATATATTGAAGATTTCAAAATCGAAGGCGACATCAAGCTGGAACTGGAACTGACTCTTAAGTATTTCCAGGGTAAAGCTGTTGTAGAAAGCATTCAGCGAGTAAGCCGTCCTGGCCTGCGCATCTATAAGAAAAAAGATGAGCTGCCAAAGGTAATGGCTGGTATGGGCATCGCTGTAGTTTCTACATCCAAAGGTGTCATGACTGATCGTGCAGCGCGCCAGGCTGGTCTTGGTGGCGAAATTATCTGCTACGTAGCGTAA
- the rplF gene encoding 50S ribosomal protein L6 — protein sequence MSRVAKAPVVVPAGVEVKLNGQVISIKGKNGELTRTINDAVEVKHADNALTFAPREGFVDGWAQAGTSRALLNAMVIGVTEGFTKKLQLVGVGYRAAIKGNVVNLSLGFSHPVDHQLPAGITAECPTQTEIVLKGADKQLIGQVAADLRAYRRPEPYKGKGVRYADEVVRTKEAKKK from the coding sequence ATGTCTCGTGTTGCTAAAGCACCTGTCGTTGTTCCTGCCGGCGTAGAGGTAAAACTCAACGGTCAGGTAATTTCGATTAAAGGTAAAAACGGCGAGCTGACTCGTACTATCAATGATGCTGTTGAAGTTAAGCATGCTGACAACGCTCTGACTTTCGCTCCGCGCGAAGGTTTCGTTGACGGCTGGGCGCAGGCGGGTACTTCTCGCGCGCTGCTGAACGCAATGGTTATCGGTGTTACCGAAGGCTTCACTAAGAAGCTGCAGCTGGTTGGTGTAGGTTATCGTGCGGCCATCAAAGGCAACGTGGTTAACCTGTCTCTGGGCTTTTCTCATCCAGTCGATCACCAGCTGCCCGCGGGAATCACTGCAGAATGTCCTACTCAGACTGAGATCGTGCTGAAAGGCGCTGATAAGCAGCTGATTGGTCAGGTTGCAGCGGACCTGCGCGCCTACCGTCGTCCTGAGCCTTACAAAGGCAAGGGTGTCCGTTACGCCGACGAAGTCGTGCGTACCAAAGAGGCTAAGAAGAAGTAA
- the rplR gene encoding 50S ribosomal protein L18, with translation MDKKSARIRRATRARRKLKELGATRLVVHRTPRHIYAQVIAPNGSEVLVAASTVEKAITEQLKYTGNKEAAAAVGKAIAERAIEKGITGVSFDRSGFQYHGRVQALADAAREAGLQF, from the coding sequence ATGGATAAGAAATCTGCTCGTATCCGTCGTGCGACCCGTGCACGTCGCAAGCTCAAAGAGCTGGGTGCTACTCGCCTGGTGGTACATCGTACCCCGCGTCATATTTACGCACAGGTAATCGCCCCGAACGGTTCCGAAGTTCTGGTCGCTGCTTCTACTGTAGAAAAAGCTATCACTGAACAACTGAAGTATACCGGCAATAAAGAAGCCGCAGCTGCAGTAGGTAAAGCTATCGCAGAACGCGCAATCGAAAAAGGCATCACTGGTGTTTCTTTCGACCGTTCCGGTTTCCAATATCATGGTCGCGTCCAGGCACTGGCAGATGCTGCCCGTGAAGCTGGCCTTCAGTTCTAA
- the rpsE gene encoding 30S ribosomal protein S5 — MAHIEKQAGELQEKLIAVNRVSKTVKGGRIFSFTALTVVGDGNGRVGFGYGKAREVPAAIQKAMEKARRNMVNVALTNGTLQHPVKGAHTGSRVFMQPASEGTGIIAGGAMRAVLEVAGVHNVLAKAYGSTNPINVVRATIDGLGNMKSPEMVAAKRGKSVEEILG, encoded by the coding sequence ATGGCACACATCGAGAAACAAGCTGGCGAACTGCAGGAAAAATTGATCGCGGTAAACCGTGTTTCTAAAACTGTTAAAGGTGGTCGTATCTTCTCCTTCACAGCACTGACTGTGGTAGGCGATGGCAACGGTCGCGTAGGTTTTGGTTACGGTAAAGCGCGTGAAGTTCCAGCAGCGATCCAGAAAGCGATGGAGAAAGCCCGTCGCAACATGGTTAACGTCGCGCTGACCAACGGCACCCTGCAGCACCCTGTTAAAGGTGCACACACGGGTTCCCGCGTGTTCATGCAGCCGGCTTCAGAAGGTACCGGTATCATCGCCGGTGGTGCAATGCGCGCCGTTCTGGAAGTCGCTGGAGTTCATAACGTTCTGGCAAAAGCCTATGGTTCTACTAACCCGATTAACGTGGTTCGTGCAACTATCGACGGCCTGGGCAATATGAAATCTCCGGAAATGGTCGCTGCTAAGCGTGGTAAATCCGTTGAAGAAATTCTGGGGTAA
- the rpmD gene encoding 50S ribosomal protein L30, whose translation MAKTIKITQTRSAIGRLPKHKATLVGLGLRRIGHTVEREDTPAVRGMVNAVSYMVKVEE comes from the coding sequence ATGGCTAAGACTATTAAAATCACTCAAACCCGCAGTGCTATTGGCCGTTTGCCTAAGCATAAAGCCACTCTGGTTGGCCTGGGTCTGCGTCGTATTGGCCACACCGTTGAGCGTGAAGACACGCCTGCAGTACGCGGTATGGTTAACGCGGTTTCCTATATGGTTAAAGTGGAGGAGTAA
- the rplO gene encoding 50S ribosomal protein L15: MRLNTLSPAEGSKHATKRLGRGIGSGLGKTGGRGHKGQNSRSGGGVRRGFEGGQMPLYRRLPKFGFTSRKAMITTEIRLSDLAKVEGGIVDLNALKAANIVGVQIEFVKVILSGEVSTPVTVRGLRVTKGARAAIEAAGGKIEE, translated from the coding sequence ATGCGTTTAAATACTCTGTCTCCGGCCGAAGGGTCTAAGCACGCTACCAAGCGTCTGGGTCGTGGTATCGGTTCTGGCCTCGGAAAAACCGGTGGTCGTGGTCACAAAGGTCAGAACTCTCGTTCTGGCGGTGGCGTACGTCGCGGTTTCGAAGGTGGTCAGATGCCGCTGTACCGTCGTCTGCCGAAGTTCGGTTTCACCTCTCGCAAAGCAATGATCACGACAGAGATTCGTCTGTCTGATCTGGCGAAAGTTGAAGGCGGTATCGTCGACCTGAACGCGCTGAAAGCAGCCAACATTGTCGGTGTTCAGATTGAATTCGTTAAAGTAATTCTGTCTGGTGAAGTTTCTACACCGGTAACGGTTCGCGGTCTGCGTGTCACCAAAGGTGCTCGTGCTGCAATCGAAGCTGCTGGCGGTAAAATCGAGGAATAA
- the secY gene encoding preprotein translocase subunit SecY, whose protein sequence is MAKQPGLDFQSAKGGFGELKRRLLFVIGALIVFRIGSFIPIPGIDATVLAKLLEQQRGTIIEMFNMFSGGALSRASIFALGIMPYISASIIIQLLTVVHPALAEIKKEGEAGRRKISQYTRYGTLVLAIFQSIGIATGLPNMPGMQGLVMNPGFAFYFTAVVSLVSGTMFLMWLGEQITERGIGNGISIIIFAGIVAGLPPAIGHTIEQARQGDLHFLLLLLVAVLVFAVTFFVIFVERGQRRIVVNYAKRQQGRRVYAAQSTHLPLKVNMAGVIPAIFASSIILFPATIASWFGGGTGWNWLTTISLYLQPGQPLYVLLYATAIIFFCFFYTALVFNPRETADNLKKSGAFVPGIRPGEQTAKYIDKVMTRLTLIGALYITFICLIPEFMRDAMKVPFYFGGTSLLIVVVVIMDFMAQVQTLMMSSQYESALKKANLKGYGR, encoded by the coding sequence ATGGCTAAACAACCGGGATTAGATTTTCAAAGCGCCAAAGGCGGCTTTGGTGAGCTGAAACGCAGACTTCTGTTTGTTATCGGCGCACTGATTGTCTTCCGAATTGGCTCTTTCATTCCAATCCCTGGTATTGATGCCACTGTACTTGCCAAACTGCTTGAGCAACAGCGTGGCACCATCATTGAAATGTTTAACATGTTCTCTGGTGGTGCTCTCAGCCGTGCTTCTATTTTCGCACTGGGTATCATGCCGTATATTTCGGCATCGATTATTATCCAGTTATTAACGGTGGTGCATCCAGCGTTAGCGGAAATTAAGAAAGAAGGGGAGGCTGGCCGTCGTAAGATTAGCCAGTACACCCGATACGGTACGTTGGTATTGGCCATATTCCAGTCGATCGGTATTGCTACCGGTCTGCCGAATATGCCAGGAATGCAAGGTCTGGTTATGAATCCAGGCTTTGCCTTCTACTTTACCGCTGTTGTAAGTCTGGTCTCAGGAACCATGTTCCTGATGTGGCTGGGCGAACAGATTACTGAACGAGGTATCGGTAACGGTATTTCGATCATTATCTTCGCGGGTATTGTTGCGGGTCTTCCGCCGGCCATTGGCCATACCATCGAGCAAGCGCGGCAAGGCGACCTGCACTTCCTCTTGTTGCTGTTGGTTGCAGTACTCGTATTCGCAGTGACCTTCTTTGTTATCTTCGTTGAACGTGGTCAACGCCGCATTGTGGTGAACTACGCAAAACGTCAGCAGGGTCGTCGCGTTTACGCTGCACAGAGCACACATTTACCGTTGAAAGTGAACATGGCGGGTGTTATTCCAGCCATCTTTGCTTCCAGCATTATTCTGTTCCCGGCAACGATTGCATCGTGGTTTGGGGGCGGTACCGGTTGGAACTGGCTGACAACAATTTCGCTGTATTTGCAGCCAGGACAGCCGCTTTATGTGCTACTCTATGCGACTGCAATCATCTTCTTCTGTTTCTTCTATACGGCGTTGGTTTTCAACCCACGTGAAACAGCAGATAACCTGAAGAAGTCTGGTGCATTCGTACCGGGAATTCGTCCGGGAGAGCAAACGGCGAAGTATATTGATAAAGTCATGACGCGTTTGACCTTAATCGGCGCGCTGTACATTACTTTTATCTGCCTTATCCCGGAGTTCATGCGTGATGCGATGAAGGTTCCCTTCTACTTTGGCGGTACTTCACTGCTTATTGTAGTTGTCGTCATCATGGACTTTATGGCTCAAGTGCAAACTCTGATGATGTCAAGTCAGTACGAGTCGGCACTGAAGAAAGCTAACCTGAAAGGCTACGGCCGTTAA
- the rpmJ gene encoding 50S ribosomal protein L36, with translation MKVRASVKRLCRNCKIIRRDGVVRVICSAEPKHKQRQG, from the coding sequence ATGAAAGTTCGTGCTTCCGTCAAGAGATTATGTCGTAACTGCAAAATCATTCGTCGCGACGGTGTCGTACGTGTGATCTGCAGCGCCGAGCCAAAGCATAAACAGCGCCAAGGCTGA
- the rpsM gene encoding 30S ribosomal protein S13, whose product MARIAGINIPDQKHTVIALTSIFGIGKTRSKAICASTGIAENVKISELSEEQIDQLRDAVAKFVVEGDLRREITLSIKRLMDLGCYRGLRHRRGLPVRGQRTKTNARTRKGPRKPIKK is encoded by the coding sequence GTGGCCCGTATAGCAGGCATTAACATTCCTGATCAAAAACATACCGTTATCGCATTAACTTCGATCTTCGGTATCGGCAAAACTCGTTCAAAAGCCATCTGCGCTTCAACGGGTATTGCTGAAAATGTTAAGATCAGTGAGCTGTCTGAAGAACAAATTGATCAGCTGCGTGATGCAGTTGCGAAATTCGTTGTTGAAGGTGATCTGCGCCGTGAAATCACCCTGAGCATCAAGCGTCTTATGGACCTTGGTTGCTACCGTGGTTTGCGCCATCGTCGTGGTCTTCCGGTTCGCGGTCAGCGTACCAAGACCAACGCACGTACCCGTAAGGGTCCGCGTAAACCGATCAAGAAATAA
- the rpsK gene encoding 30S ribosomal protein S11, which translates to MAKAPVRARKRVRKQVSDGVAHVHASFNNTIVTITDRQGNALGWATAGGSGFRGSRKSTPFAAQVAAERCAEAVKDYGIKNLEVMVKGPGPGRESTIRALNAAGFRITNITDVTPIPHNGCRPPKKRRV; encoded by the coding sequence ATGGCAAAGGCACCAGTTCGTGCACGTAAGCGTGTAAGAAAACAAGTCTCAGATGGCGTGGCTCATGTCCATGCTTCTTTTAACAACACCATCGTTACCATTACCGATCGTCAGGGTAACGCACTGGGTTGGGCAACCGCCGGTGGTTCCGGTTTCCGCGGTTCACGTAAATCCACTCCGTTTGCTGCCCAGGTCGCTGCAGAGCGCTGTGCAGAAGCGGTAAAAGATTACGGAATTAAGAATCTGGAAGTTATGGTAAAGGGTCCGGGTCCAGGTCGCGAATCTACTATTCGTGCTTTGAACGCCGCTGGTTTCCGCATCACTAATATTACTGATGTGACTCCTATCCCTCATAACGGTTGTCGTCCGCCGAAAAAACGTCGCGTATAA
- the rpsD gene encoding 30S ribosomal protein S4, which yields MARYLGPKLKLSRREGTDLFLKSGVRAIDSKCKIEQAPGQHGARKPRLSDYGGQLREKQKVRRIYGVLERQFRNYYKEAARLKGNTGENLLALLEGRLDNVVYRMGFGATRAEARQLVSHKSVLVNGRVVNIASYQVSPNDVVSIREKAKKQSRVKAALELAEQREKPTWLEVDATKMEGVFKRIPERTDLSADINEHLIVELYSK from the coding sequence ATGGCAAGATATTTGGGTCCTAAGCTCAAGCTGAGCCGTCGTGAGGGCACTGACTTATTCCTTAAGTCTGGCGTTCGCGCGATCGATTCCAAGTGTAAGATTGAACAAGCCCCTGGTCAGCATGGTGCGCGTAAACCGCGTCTGTCTGATTACGGCGGTCAGTTACGTGAAAAGCAGAAAGTTCGTCGTATCTACGGCGTGCTGGAGCGTCAGTTCCGTAACTACTACAAAGAAGCAGCTCGTCTGAAAGGCAACACCGGTGAAAACCTGTTGGCTCTGCTGGAAGGTCGTCTGGACAACGTCGTTTATCGTATGGGCTTTGGTGCCACTCGTGCAGAAGCACGTCAGCTGGTAAGCCATAAGTCTGTTCTGGTAAATGGTCGCGTTGTTAACATCGCTTCTTATCAGGTATCTCCGAATGATGTCGTTAGCATCCGTGAGAAAGCCAAAAAGCAATCTCGCGTGAAGGCCGCTCTGGAGCTGGCTGAGCAGCGTGAAAAGCCAACCTGGCTGGAAGTTGATGCGACTAAGATGGAAGGTGTGTTCAAGCGTATTCCTGAACGTACTGATCTGTCTGCGGACATTAACGAACACCTGATCGTCGAGCTTTACTCCAAGTAA